A window of Solanum stenotomum isolate F172 chromosome 3, ASM1918654v1, whole genome shotgun sequence contains these coding sequences:
- the LOC125859002 gene encoding uncharacterized protein LOC125859002, with amino-acid sequence MEYLGRELKQMATNVDFNYHPSCERMNSIHICFADDLLMYCRADLLSVRLMYATFRNFSEASGLQENTEKSFIYIVGVTNHTKQRIIEELRFIEGTLPFRYLGVPLASQKLGVNAYLPLIEKITAKITCWSAKVLSYAGRLQLIKTVLFGVHAVLFGVHAYWAQIFLLPKKAIKTTEQHCRTFLLTCDVTISKKALVSWANICLLGAAGGLHVMNLCTCNNATILKLLWDIDRKKDCLWVQWVHSYYIKTGDIYLVRIPSNASWVVRKVLEARE; translated from the coding sequence ATGGAGTATCTTGGAAGGGAACTCAAGCAAATGGCAACAAATGTGGACTTTAATTATCATCCCAGCTGTGAAAGAATGAATAGCATTCACATTTGCTTTGCTGATGACTTATTGATGTATTGCAGAGCTGACTTACTATCAGTCAGATTGATGTATGCTACCTTTAGGAATTTTTCTGAGGCATCAGGCCTACAAGAAAATACAGAGAAGAGTTTCATATACATTGTTGGGGTGACTAATCATACAAAGCAAAGAATAATTGAAGAATTGAGATTTATTGAGGGGACTTTGCCATTCAGATACCTAGGAGTGCCTCTAGCATCTCAAAAACTTGGAGTTAATGCATACCTTCCTTTAATTGAGAAGATAACTGCTAAAATAACTTGTTGGTCTGCCAAAGTATTGTCATATGCAGGTAGATTACAATTAATCAAAACAGTCCTTTTTGGAGTACATGCAGTCCTTTTTGGAGTACATGCTTATTGGGCTCAGATTTTTCTTTTACCCAAGAAAGCAATCAAGACAACTGAACAACACTGTAGAACTTTTCTATTGACTTGTGATGTAACAATATCAAAGAAAGCTTTAGTGTCTTGGGCAAACATCTGCCTACTTGGAGCAGCAGGAGGACTTCATGTAATGAACCTATGCACTTGCAACAATGCAACTATTCTTAAACTTCTATGGGACATAGATAGAAAGAAAGATTGTTTATGGGTGCAGTGGGTTCATAGCTACTACATCAAAACTGGAGACATTTATCTAGTAAGGATCCCTAGTAATGCATCTTGGGTGGTTAGAAAAGTGCTGGAGGCAAGGGAGTAG